A genomic window from Terrisporobacter glycolicus ATCC 14880 = DSM 1288 includes:
- a CDS encoding RING finger protein, producing MKEVLNNRCCVCGGKIMSEEDLTVCENCNNIYHKICWQEVKEECIYCHNKIKKEEVGNDKSK from the coding sequence ATGAAAGAAGTTCTAAATAATCGATGCTGTGTTTGCGGTGGAAAAATAATGAGTGAAGAAGATTTAACTGTATGTGAAAACTGTAATAATATTTATCATAAGATATGTTGGCAAGAAGTAAAGGAAGAATGTATATATTGTCATAATAAAATTAAAAAAGAGGAAGTTGGTAATGATAAAAGTAAATAG
- a CDS encoding YebC/PmpR family DNA-binding transcriptional regulator codes for MGRIGNIINRKGKQDAKRGAIFTKHARAIAVAAKEGGGDPEYNAALKTAIDKAKADNMPNDNISRAIAKGAGAGAGEDYFKNTYEGYGPGGVAVIVETLTDNKNRTAGNMRYYFDKNGGNLGTTGCVGFMFDRKGQILIAAEGVSEDQLMDDALEAGADDIITEEDGFEVVTTPEDFNMVKDALVEKGYEFVSADVKLVPQTTTVLSEEGQVKSMEKLIDLLEDDDDVQNVFHNWEQA; via the coding sequence ATGGGTCGTATAGGTAACATTATCAATAGAAAAGGTAAACAAGATGCAAAAAGAGGAGCAATATTCACTAAGCATGCAAGAGCTATAGCTGTTGCAGCTAAAGAAGGTGGAGGAGATCCAGAATACAATGCAGCTTTAAAAACAGCTATAGATAAAGCTAAAGCTGATAATATGCCAAATGATAATATAAGTAGAGCTATAGCAAAAGGTGCTGGAGCTGGTGCAGGTGAAGACTACTTCAAAAACACTTACGAAGGATATGGACCAGGTGGAGTAGCTGTTATAGTTGAAACATTAACAGATAATAAAAACAGAACTGCTGGTAATATGAGATACTACTTTGATAAAAATGGTGGTAACTTAGGAACTACTGGTTGTGTTGGATTTATGTTCGATAGAAAAGGACAAATATTAATAGCTGCTGAAGGTGTGTCTGAAGATCAACTTATGGATGATGCTTTAGAAGCTGGGGCAGATGATATAATAACAGAAGAAGACGGATTCGAAGTTGTAACAACTCCAGAAGACTTCAATATGGTTAAAGATGCACTAGTAGAAAAAGGATATGAATTCGTATCTGCTGATGTAAAATTAGTGCCTCAAACTACAACTGTATTATCAGAAGAAGGTCAAGTTAAATCTATGGAAAAATTAATAGACTTACTTGAAGATGATGACGATGTACAAAATGTATTCCATAACTGGGAACAAGCATAA
- the nadE gene encoding NAD(+) synthase, whose product MNRSEKIKKTVEWLREKVKEANCKGLVVGVSGGIDSAVVANLIKRACPDNSIGVIMSINSNPKDREDALKVINGCGIDYIDIDLTEPQMTIRNVALNALKEKNLFNPDGERTADSNLRARVRMCTLYTVANDLGYLVVGTDNAAEVHTGYFTKYGDGGVDLVPLANLTKAEVYEWAKELGIHEDVINKAPSAGLWEGQTDENEMGTTYNMIDKVVEGKRDEVPQKDLEIIDRLHRISEHKRQVAPKPPIFD is encoded by the coding sequence ATGAACAGAAGTGAAAAAATTAAAAAAACTGTTGAATGGCTAAGAGAAAAGGTAAAGGAAGCTAACTGCAAAGGATTAGTAGTTGGAGTTTCAGGAGGAATAGATTCAGCAGTGGTTGCAAACCTTATAAAAAGAGCATGTCCGGATAACTCTATAGGTGTTATAATGAGCATAAATAGCAATCCAAAAGATAGAGAAGATGCACTTAAAGTAATTAACGGATGTGGAATTGATTATATAGATATTGATTTAACAGAACCACAAATGACAATTAGAAACGTGGCCTTAAATGCATTAAAAGAAAAAAACTTATTTAATCCAGATGGAGAAAGAACAGCAGATTCAAACTTAAGAGCTAGAGTTAGAATGTGCACATTATACACTGTTGCAAATGATTTAGGATATTTAGTTGTGGGAACAGATAATGCAGCAGAGGTTCATACTGGTTACTTTACTAAATACGGAGATGGTGGAGTAGATTTAGTACCTCTTGCAAACTTAACAAAAGCTGAAGTTTATGAATGGGCAAAAGAGCTTGGAATACACGAAGATGTAATAAACAAAGCTCCATCAGCAGGTTTATGGGAAGGCCAAACTGATGAAAATGAAATGGGGACAACTTATAATATGATAGACAAGGTAGTTGAAGGAAAAAGGGATGAGGTTCCTCAGAAGGACCTAGAAATAATAGATAGACTTCATAGAATAAGTGAGCATAAGAGACAAGTCGCTCCTAAGCCACCAATATTTGATTAA
- a CDS encoding sulfite exporter TauE/SafE family protein: protein MKKQSTPFNIKNSVIGLFTGFINGVFGSGGGTLLVPILNNILKVEEHKSHSTALAVIIFLSTTSSVIYISKGTFDINLTVQAAIGSIIGGIIGAKLLNKLNGKFLRIGFGVVMIIAACRMVF from the coding sequence ATGAAAAAACAATCCACTCCTTTTAATATTAAAAATTCTGTAATAGGTTTATTTACTGGATTTATCAATGGTGTTTTTGGTTCTGGTGGTGGAACCTTATTAGTTCCCATACTAAATAATATTTTAAAGGTAGAAGAACATAAATCCCACTCTACTGCTCTTGCAGTAATCATATTTTTATCTACAACTAGTTCAGTTATATACATATCAAAAGGTACCTTCGATATAAATTTAACTGTACAAGCAGCTATAGGTAGTATAATTGGTGGGATTATTGGTGCAAAACTTTTAAATAAATTAAATGGGAAATTTTTAAGAATTGGATTTGGAGTAGTAATGATAATTGCAGCATGTAGGATGGTGTTTTAA